In one window of Trichoderma breve strain T069 chromosome 7 map unlocalized scaffold00008, whole genome shotgun sequence DNA:
- a CDS encoding enoyl-CoA hydratase/isomerase domain-containing protein, with amino-acid sequence MASTEAESSSVKVTKSDDGITIIAINRRHRRNAVDGPTARKLHEAFLAFEDDASQKVCVFHGDHGYFCAGFDLHEVAKWNGPGDNEYLGPIVDASHTVTGGRQIGPIGPSRLQIKKPVICAVAGYAVAGGMELSLIGDIRVVEEDAVFGIFCRRFGVPLVDGGTVRLQAIVGLGRALDLILTGRPVGAQEALQMGLANRVVPKGQSLEEAIKIAKQLLGFPQLCMNVDRSNCYYSAYNATSFEDALRNEFVNGAPVITKESVKGAAQFSAGAGRHGVFKSADNSNL; translated from the coding sequence ATGGCATCCACTGAAGCCGAGAGTTCGTCTGTGAAAGTCACCAAGTCTGACGACGGCATCACTATCATCGCCATTAACAGACGTCACCGCAGAAATGCTGTTGACGGCCCTACTGCGCGAAAGCTGCACGAAGCCTTTCTAGCCTTCGAAGACGACGCCAGCCAGAAGGTCTGCGTGTTTCACGGCGACCATGGCTACTTTTGCGCGGGCTTCGATCTACACGAAGTAGCAAAGTGGAACGGCCCCGGAGACAACGAGTATCTTGGCCCGATTGTCGATGCCTCCCACACCGTGACGGGCGGCCGACAGATCGGCCCTATCGGCCCCTCAAGGCTCCAGATCAAGAAGCCCGTCATCTGTGCTGTTGCGGGGTACGCCGTTGCTGGAGGCATGGAGCTTTCTCTCATTGGCGATATCCGCgttgttgaagaggatgccgTCTTTGGCATCTTTTGTCGGCGCTTCGGCGTGCCACTCGTCGATGGCGGAACGGTCCGGCTTCAGGCCATTGTTGGTCTCGGACGAGCTCTGGATCTGATTCTCACCGGTAGACCTGTTGGAGCGCAGGAAGCTCTTCAGATGGGCCTTGCAAACCGGGTTGTCCCCAAGGGCCAATCTCTTGAAGAGGCTATAAAGATTGCGAAGCAGCTGCTAGGATTCCCTCAGCTCTGTATGAATGTGGATCGATCAAACTGCTACTATTCGGCTTACAACGCGACGTCCTTCGAGGATGCACTGCGAAATGAGTTTGTCAATGGGGCTCCAGTAATCACGAAGGAGAGTGTCAAGGGAGCCGCTCAGTTTAGCGCTGGGGCTGGACGGCATGGTGTTTTCAAGAGCGCGGACAACTCAAATCTTTAA
- a CDS encoding NACHT domain-containing protein: MSENPPSVFRRLRRKFKAEKDPTNGSKLSAASTPTVQSRDASPSHTAVHPTALQQTDPVDIDNAPKLPQAKEPNLETLPSDAAERLWDEAYDAIKHEDAKLVEGYERILSQYLQGHGSTIDSDTSPPNAIIAESPDARRQQMNELIRTGLDKTAREAKVKDGLGTAMGIVLSLKDMVSTAISAVPQASIAWSGVCIALGVLESAVKETASNRDGIEYVITRIRWYGNVSNVLIDESTLDGAALSGMKSELEKRLVELYKALLLYQMKSVCSYHRNRGYGFLRDLIKLDNWADAEVYGSQQSRSRLELIANHAKTQESEIRSIAKALEEQLRRQISAEDQTCLRELWSHDPYTEKKRIEDTKGGFLQDSFNWILENGHFCRWFEDPNRPLLWIRGDPGKGKTMLLCGIVDNLQKLAPSSLVSFFFCQATDERINNSISVLRGLIFSLVDQQRHLLKHLREHYARQGKSLFEPPSAWYALSDILRSLLSELNNNQKPTCLLVDALDECVNEDMSRLLDFIVKMSNEFPYVKWVVSSRNWPQIIDKLESLGPQAQLSLELNANSVASAVQIYIKQKVSQLSESKGYKKDREEAVRKYLQENADGTFLWVALVCQNLQRVSAWNALSKLKAYPPGLDSFYQQMVNGLAKSNEAEICKRILAVVTVARQPLTLQELIALAETPGELDEKIPAVCDLIAQCGSFLTIRDEVVYFVHQSAKDFLVGTNTEQTLFLEIAKANNYIVSRSIDLMSELLRRDMYNLSDLGIHIDDAQALDPNPLTAIGYSCVYWIDHFVESITSKENPTATEDISQTLVDDTEVFIERKYLFWLEALSLLRRIPEGIMAMRKLHEFCKKKMRYDSTGLIRDAYRFILAAKQTIESFPLQIHPSALLICPIASRIRHQSLEDPATFFEIRHGMQIGWDSCVQTIDTGSIPGRLAITPDGKLLASMTPRDIRIWDVATGSRLKTLKNPDEERSASLHHSQFLLFSPNGQHLAAVDEKWAGIIIWNIASGEPIQRLEGYMHLGCNLSFSPDGKHLASGSDEDTIIIWDIASGNWQWLLRMMEDAVIA, from the exons ATGTCGGAAAACCCCCCAAGCGTATTTCGGCGCTTGCGCAGAAAGttcaaggccgagaaggatCCCACGAATGGTTCCAAGCTTTCTGCAGCCTCTACGCCTACAGTCCAGAGTAGAGACGCGTCTCCCTCTCACACAGCAGTACATCCCACTGCTTTACAGCAAACTGATCCAGTCGACATCGACAATGCCCCCAAGCTTCCTCAGGCAAAGGAGCCCAATTTGGAAACTCTTCCCTCTGATGCAGCAGAGCGACTTTGGGATGAAGCTTATGATGCCATTAAGCATGAAGACGCCAAACTTGTCGAGGGGTATGAGAGAATTCTGTCTCAATATCTACAGGGTCACGGCTCCACTATAGATTCAGATACGTCGCCTCCAAACGCCATTATTGCAGAGAGTCCAGATGCGCGACGGCAGCAAATGAACGAGCTTATCCGCACGGGCCTTGATAAAACGGCGCGAGAGGCCAAAGTGAAAGATGGCCTTGGGACAGCAATGGGAATTGTCCTTTCCTTAAAGGACATGGTTAGTACGGCCATATCAGCCGTTCCACAAGCTTCAATTGCCTGGTCTGGTGTATGCATTGCCTTAGGA GTGCTCGAAAGCGCAGTCAAAGAGACCGCCTCAAATCGCGATGGGATCGAATACGTCATTACTCGCATCAGATGGTATGGAAATGTTTCCAATGTGCTAATTGATGAAAGCACTCTTGACGGCGCGGCCTTGTCCGGAATGAAGAGTGAGCTTGAGAAACGGCTGGTCGAGCTCTACAAAGCTCTACTTCTGTATCAAATGAAGAGTGTTTGCTCGTACCACAGAAACCGTGGTTACGGTTTCTTGCGGGATCTAATAAAGCTTGATAACTGGGCA GATGCTGAGGTATACGGCAGCCAACAGTCCCGATCACGCCTCGAACTCATTGCGAACCATGCCAAAACCCAAGAATCGGAGATCAGAAGCATTGCAAAGGCTCTAGAGGAGCAACTCCGTCGTCAAATCTCCGCAGAGGATCAAACTTGTTTGAGAGAATTGTGGTCGCACGATCCTTATACTGAAAAGAAACGCATTGAGGATACAAAGGGGGGTTTCTTACAAGACTCTTTTAACTGGATACTTGAGAACGGCCATTTTTGTCGGTGGTTTGAAGATCCCAATCGTCCACTCCTCTGGATCCGTGGAGATCCaggaaaaggcaaaacgATGCTCCTATGTGGCATCGTTGACAACCTGCAAAAATTGGCGCCCTCTAGTCTCGTCtcatttttcttctgccaggCCACAGATGAACGAATCAATAACTCAATTTCAGTATTACGGGGATTGATCTTCTCGCTAGTCGATCAACAGCGGCACCTTTTAAAGCATTTACGGGAGCACTATGCCCGTCAAGGAAAATCTCTTTTCGAGCCGCCGAGTGCGTGGTATGCTTTGTCTGATATCCTACGATCACTTCTATCAGAGTTAAACAATAACCAGAAGCCGACTTGTCTTCTTGTCGATGCACTTGATGAGTGCGTGAACGAAGACATGTCACGACTTCTCGATTTCATTGTTAAGATGTCTAATGAATTTCCCTATGTGAAATGGGTCGTCTCGAGTCGCAATTGGCCGCAAATCATAGATAAACTTGAGAGTTTAGGGCCGCAAGCGCAGCTCAGTCTGGAGCTGAACGCTAACTCTGTAGCCAGTGCCGTCCAGATATACATCAAGCAAAAGGTCTCACAATTAAGCGAAAGCAAAGGATATAAGAAggacagagaagaagcagttcGAAAATATCTCCAGGAGAACGCTGACGGCACATTTCTCTGGGTAGCTCTGGTCTGTCAAAATTTGCAGAGGGTCTCGGCATGGAATGCCCTGAGTAAATTGAAGGCGTACCCTCCAGGGCTCGATTCGTTTTATCAGCAGATGGTCAATGGTTTAGCCAAGTCTAATGAAGCTGAGATCTGCAAACGCATACTTGCTGTTGTCACTGTTGCTCGCCAACCTCTTACACTTCAAGAGTTGATAGCACTTGCTGAAACCCCAGGAGAGTTAGACGAAAAGATACCAGCCGTCTGTGACCTCATAGCGCAATGTGGTTCATTTCTCACCATTCGAGATGAAGTCGTCTATTTTGTGCACCAGTCAGCAAAAGACTTCTTAGTCGGCACGAACACGGAGCAAACGCTTTTCTTAGAGATTGCGAAGGCCAACAATTATATTGTATCACGATCTATAGATCTAATGTCTGAGCTTTTAAGGCGGGATATGTATAATCTGAGCGATCTAGGAATACATATTGATGATGCCCAAGCCCTTGATCCGAATCCTCTGACCGCCATTGGGTACTCTTGTGTTTATTGGATTGATCATTTTGTGGAATCAATTACGAGCAAGGAAAacccaacagcaacagaagATATCTCGCAAACACTGGTTGATGATACCGAAGTGTTTATTGAGCGGAAGTATCTATTCTGGCTTGAGGCTCTTAGCTTACTCAGAAGAATACCGGAGGGTATAATGGCAATGAGAAAATTGCATGAATTCTGT aaaaagaaaatgaggTATGATTCAACTGGCCTCATTCGAGATGCCTATCGATTCATATTGGCTGCCAAACAGACTATTGAAAGCTTCCCCCTTCAAATTCATCCATCGGCCCTTCTTATATGTCCAATCGCAAGCCGGATACGACACCAATCCTTAGAAGACCCGGCAACATTCTTTGAAATAAGGCATGGCATGCAGATTGGGTGGGATTCGTGTGTCCAAACCATAGATACAGGCTCAATACCGGGACGTTTAGCTATAACGCCAGATGGCAAGCTGTTGGCATCAATGACGCCTAGGGATATTAGAATCTGGGATGTAGCCACTGGGTCTCGCTTAAAGACTCTCAAGAACCCTGATGAAGAGCGTTCAGCTAGTCTCCACCACAGTCAATTTCTACTTTTCTCACCAAATGGACAGCATCTGGCCGCGGTTGACGAAAAGTGGGCTGGGATTATTATCTGGAATATCGCATCCGGTGAACCCATACAAAGGCTGGAAGGTTATATGCACTTGGGCTGTAATCTATCTTTTTCACCAGATGGGAAGCACCTCGCCTCTGGATCAGACGAAGACACCATCATTATCTGGGACATAGCTTCGG GCAACTGGCAGTGGCTACTGCGAATGATGGAAGACGCTGTAATTGCATAA
- a CDS encoding short chain dehydrogenase domain-containing protein, protein MAITRKTCLVTGCSAGGVGPAFAEAFRNKGYHVFVTARTPSKIPERLREAANVTVIALDVTSLESIASAAEEVHTSIEEAKKLFDLNFFGVLAMMQTFSPMLVAARGCVVNNSSVGSVFPFAFSSIYNATKAALNQAGETWRLEMAPLGVRVITLVTGGIATKFFVNLQTLTFPENSYYNCVKDVIEDHTEENPYGVKPEVFAQDVLNRVEKGATGKQWVGGGASIGRFALWLLPQGVIDMLILSQKQWSKKLAQEHLKTD, encoded by the exons ATGGCTATTACAAGAAAAACCTGTCTCGTGACAGGCTGCTCCGCCGGTGGAGTTGGCCCGGCTTTCGCAGAGGCCTTCCGAAACAAAGGCTACCACGTCTTTGTCACAGCTCGCACACCCTCCAAAATACCAGAAAGATTACGCGAAGCAGCTAATGTCACTGTGATTGCACTCGATGTCACATCCCTGGAATCCATAGCATCAGCTGCAGAGGAAGTTC ACACTTCAATTGAGGAAGCCAAGAAGTTGTTCGATCTCAATTTTTTTGGCGTTCTTGCCATGATGCAAACTTTTAGCCCAATGTTGGTTGCAGCCCGGGGTTGTGTAGTCAACAATTCCTCTGTGGGGAgtgttttcccttttgctttctcAA GCATCTACAACGCTACCAAGGCAGCTCTCAATCAAGCAGGCGAGACTTGGCGCCTTGAAATGGCCCCTCTTGGAGTTCGCGTCATCACACTCGTCACGGGTGGCATTGCAACAAAGTTCTTTGTCAACCTACAAACGCTGACTTTTCCGGAAAACTCTTATTACAATTGTGTCAAGGACGTTATTGAAGACCACACAGAGGAGAATCCTTATGGTGTGAAGCCAGAGGTATTTGCCCAGGACGTTTTAAATCGAGTTGAAAAGGGGGCCACTGGCAAGCAATGGGTTGGAGGCGGTGCCAGTATTGGCAGATTTGCTTTATGGCTGCTACCTCAAGGTGTTATC GACATGCTCATTCTGAGTCAAAAACAATGGTCGAAGAAGCTGGCACAAGAGCATCTCAAGACCGACTAA
- a CDS encoding fungal specific transcription factor domain-containing protein, with protein sequence MPGGDSAATENIPAGDFDLLLFRRRRFRTAKACYPCRRRKVKCDLNQPCGTCISRGHPDLCDYTTNTFAGAESSTSEQSPSVREQPEDAHGNPPAAEIAQGLFVDLALPFSTKVHLGSESLPGIFSMSGRTGKQPSTTPLKLSTDPRLIFELLCLQDSSTTFPFTNLWMPGDGIEKVYSALPEDDKFKLTATSHFRLYQESLFHLEPSIVNLRHFETALLEFLRKRRAVTPNSYLEPLSESTSSWFGLLFGILSCGAQLAVVEGVEGELDTTKAWVFACCSFQCLRFCNFTSYPNIEVVQALIMLVNYLRNQGDAGASWSMLGLAIRLAQTLGLHCTPDPNSISNPRKREEAIIRSSIWRSLIWQDTLASLSYDRPSGIVVLESIPSNTASPRFYSFFDSCHHLFVTANKIGHALNQAKFAGERLSHETVLDFRKLVNIIETRSVPHLQDPSKCQSKNDYIQHYIFRLFTDSVMVCLYRPAMTGDESQDDDITDYYLNRCRSTLQTYMELMNLNAPFQRLWFFVHITFSSALILGQAAYARNVHSDKTFLKRFFNSLSQNRAFVSVPVYENAWRLLHEFLMSNDNNMED encoded by the exons ATGCCTGGAGGCGAttcagcagcaacagaaAATATACCGGCTGGGGACTTTGACCTGCTGCTCTTCCGCCGGCGGCGCTTCCGTACAGCAAAAGCTTGTTATCCATGCCGTCGACGAAAGGTCAAGTGTGACCTAAACCAGCCATGCGGGACGTGCATCAGTCGGGGGCATCCCGATTTGTGTGACTACACGACCAATACCTTTGCTGGAGCGGAGTCTTCTACCTCCGAACAGAGCCCGAGTGTTCGAGAGCAGCCTGAAGATGCTCATGGGAACCCTCCAGCTGCAGAAATAGCTCAGGGGTTGTTTGTCGACTTGGCATTGCCATTTAGCACCAAGGTGCATCTCGGTTCAGAGTCCCTCCCTGGCATCTTCTCGATGTCTGGGAGAACAGGAAAACAGCCATCAACGACTCCATTAAAGCTTTCGACGGATCCAAGGTTGATCTTTGAGCTTCTGTGTCTTCAGGACTCTAGCACCACGTTTCCTTTTACCAACTTGTGGATGCCCGGTGATGGCATAGAAAAAGTGTACAGTGCACTGCCCGAAGACGAT AAATTCAAGCTAACAGCTACGAGCCATTTTCGATTATATCAAgaatctctcttccatctcgaGCCTTCGATCGTAAACCTAAGACATTTCGAAACTGCACTCCTAGAATTTCTGCGTAAGCGAAGGGCTGTCACGCCAAATTCGTACCTGGAGCCTCTGTCAGAAAGCACGAGCTCGTGGTTCGGCCTCTTATTTGGCATATTGTCATGCGGTGCCCAACTTGCTGTAGTCGAGGGGGTCGAGGGGGAGCTGGATACCACGAAAGCGTGGGTTTTTG CATGCTGCTCTTTCCAGTGCTTACGATTTTGCAACTTTACTTCATACCCTAATATCGAGGTTGTCCAAGCCCTAATAATGCTGGTCAATTATTTGAGAAACCAGGGAGATGCAGGGGCTTCGTGGTCGATGTTGG GCTTAGCCATACGTCTTGCCCAAACTCTTGGGCTTCACTGCACGCCAGATCCCAACTCCATCAGCAATccgaggaaaagggaagaggcTATTATAAGATCATCCATATG GCGATCCTTAATTTGGCAGGATACTCTCGCCTCCCTCTCCTACGATCGGCCGTCTGGAATCGTTGTTTTAGAATCTATTCCATCGAACACTGCCTCACCTCGATTCTATTCATTTTTCGATAGTTGCCATCATCTATTTGTGACGGCAAACAAGATTGGCCATGCCCTAAACCAAGCAAAATTCGCAGGAGAACGACTATCCCACGAGACGGTACTCGATTTCAGAAAGCTTGTTAACATCATCGAGACCCGATCGGTGCCCCATTTACAAGACCCATCCAAGTGTCAGTCCAAGAATGACTACATTCAGCATTACATATTCAGACTCTTCACCGACTCGGTCATGGTGTGCCTGTATAGGCCAGCCATGACAGGTGACGAATCTCAAGATGACGACATCACGGATTATTACCTGAATCGATGCCGTTCGACGCTACAAACATACATGGAACTTATGAATCTGAACGCTCCGTTCCAGAGGCTCTGGTTCTTTGTTCACATCACATTCAGCAGCGCCCTAATCTTGGGCCAAGCTGCTTACGCGCGCAATGTTCATTCCGATAAGACATTTTTGAAGCGTTTTTTTAACAGCCTCTCGCAAAATCGAGCTTTTGTCAGCGTTCCGGTGTACGAAAATGCCTGGAGATTGCTACACGAGTTCTTGATGTCAAACGATAACAATATGGAGGACTAG
- a CDS encoding ACT domain-containing protein, which translates to MSVLASDPGEKSLAKLLATLTTTLHEPIFVFATLANASDLPPLEETQLLFKEKEGITVIVSREYATAHKIDFFFPCKMITLNVTSSLEAVGFMAVIATKLAENNMGVNPVSGFYHDHLFIPLGREQEAVEVLNRLAEDYKQKALTGN; encoded by the coding sequence ATGTCTGTACTCGCAAGCGATCCGGGTGAGAAGTCACTTGCCAAACTCTTGGCAACTCTCACCACAACCCTGCACGAGCCTATTTTCGTCTTTGCAACACTTGCCAACGCATCGGATCTCCCGCCCTTGGAAGAAACACAATTGTTgttcaaagaaaaagagggaatCACAGTCATAGTCAGCAGGGAATATGCGACAGCGCACAAgattgactttttctttccctgCAAGATGATTACGCTCAACGTAACATCAAGTTTGGAGGCTGTCGGCTTTATGGCGGTAATCGCAACGAAATTGGCGGAAAACAATATGGGGGTAAATCCAGTTAGCGGATTTTATCATGATCATCTGTTTATACCACTGGGAAGGgaacaagaagctgttgaagTTCTCAATCGTCTGGCAGAGGACTACAAGCAAAAGGCCTTGACAGGGAACTAA